The sequence below is a genomic window from Myotis daubentonii chromosome 14, mMyoDau2.1, whole genome shotgun sequence.
TAACAATCTGACATATCATCTAATTTAAACAAATAAGCTCATTTTTAATAGCTGGGAATTTTATGCCATGCTTTCCCCCCCTAAACTCAACTTTTCCTCAACTTCCATTTCACTTCCTCCACAGGATTTATAGTAACATATTTCtatacttgaaaatattttcttgaccATCCTATCATCTTCCTCCActacaaaaatatgtatataaactgAAATTGGCCATAAGGCTCTATTAAAACATTTAGTTTTCTCTTTAATTGGCTCATGTCTTCatggataaatatttttttttaaaatatattttgttgattttttacagagaggaagggagaggaatagagagttagaaacatcgatcagctgcctcctgcacactccttactggggatgtgcccgcaaccaaggtacatgcccttgaccggaatcgaacctgggaccctttagtccgcaggccgacgttccatccactgagccaaaccggtcagggcatggaTAAATATTATTACTGCTAGAATGAGTCACAGTGCTgcaataattttgttttgtttttacccatGTAAAGTGCTAAGAAACCGTGAATAGGTAGATATAGCCATGCAATTCCTGAACTCCTTTTAAGTTCTATCATAAAAAGTAGTTTTAATTATCTATTAGCTGACTACTTAATTACAATTTCAGTTTTGTCATGAACAAAGTATTAATTGGAAACTGTTCTCATTCAGAGCTCTGGTACCAATTCAGGTCCATGATCCTTGAGCTGCAATTCTGAAATTCAAAAACAAAGCTCAACGTTTTCATGATTTGCTCAGCTCAAGATTAACACGGGGTAGAACTATTTACAATCTTTACCTGTTCCTTTTACTGTGAATATTCACATGCTTCAGAAATACTAATATGCTGGATTACAGGATATGTCTCAGGCCGTCTGAAGGTATTGTGGAATAAATAAACTTTATGTACAGCAATTCCTTTCTAAAGTCTAATAAAATATTCTGAATTCTAAAAATAATCTGCTTCCCTCTGCCAAGGATTTCATATAAAAATCTCATCTCTTTTATTAGACTCAACTTTTGGATTTCTCCTGTGCAGTCTCTACACCTGGCATGCAGATGTTTTTGTTGAACCAAAAAGTGGAGAATAAGATAATAAAGTTGATTCTACCACTTGCATTAGCAGTAACATTCATATGTGGAGTAAATGCGTTTTTTATTAACAAAACTCAAGTTCTAAAGACAGGTTctagggccaaaaccggtttggctcagtggatagagcgtcggcctgcggactgaagggtcccgggttcgattccggtcaagggcatgtacctgggttgcgggcacatccccagtgggaatgtgcaggaggcagctgatcgatgtttctctctcatcgatgtttctagctctctatctctctctcttcctctccgtaaaaactcaataaaatatattaaaaaaaaaaaaaaaaaaagacaggttcTAGGCTCTTCAGGCTGTCATATTTAAAGCTATCATTATTTACTGTTAGGTCTCCTAttcaaaattacaataaaaaataagttaaaagacAAACTACTCTACCATATTGTATAACCTGTCAAGTACTTTCCAGATTCCATATTtctaatgaaatgaaaacaagcaAAGATAAAAATACAAGGTACTTACAATTGCAGCAATTTCAGCTGAGGTTTGGTCATGCGTGGAAACGAAAATGATGGACGCCAACAAAAACACACATCCTATCCCCAGAGTAATGTAAAAgtcctatacatatatataaaacacataagGAATACAGTAAGGTTAGGGTgatagaaacaaatattttagttttttactCTCAAAAAAATttagagatttattttctttcacacaACCCGAATTTACATACTTTGAGATTTCTAACTTTTCAATAAACACCCTGTAAAGGAACATCATGTATGCTTTAGACAGGGCGTATTCAGAGAATACGTtacaaaataatctttttatGAAACAGTTCCCAATGgaggggtgtgtgcgtgtgtccctGAGTTTTACCTTGACCCCCTCGTagggatcgtgcaggaggcagccaatggatgtttctcatccatggttctctctctctattccttcccttcctctctctttaaaatcaattttaaaaatttgtcaaaGCCAAAGGACTTATTAAATCCTATATCTTACTTCcagcaaaagaaagcatttttctttcctttcaacgTATTATGTGCTAGGACAGCCTGAGAGGACTTTGGTGCTTTGAAAGCACTTTGGAAAAAAGAGAATCAAAAGAACTACCCATCGTTAACTAAAATCATGTCAATCATAGGTTTTTTAGCCACTTAAACTTTCTGTAAtaacatactgttttccattattCCAAGTGGGTAGGCAATCCAAAAGGAGCTTGTATGATGGGCTATCCACTACCATAAGAGCTTCCATATCTCATCACAATGACGCTTACAACAATGGGTTCTTCAGGGATTGCCAAGTGCTCTCTCAGCATCACCTCATaaggctctctctctcacatgccAACTGAAAACTGCTTGACATACATACTTGATTCAGAGGAGAAACGTAAAGGATAACCACTCCAAAGTGCTTAAGTCTGATACTTTGAGTTTTCGGAAGGGCAATCTCCACTAAACCTAATATCGATAAAACTATCCAACAGAGAATTCCGATACCACTGTCAATTTGTTCActtaacatttataaaaaattaaagaggttttctctttgcttctaaaAGAGGTGTTTTTCTGGGGCAGGGGGTAGAGGTGGGAactaaggggtcaatgggagaaaaagggggacatatgtaatactttaaacaataaagtatttttaaaaataagaggtgTTTTTCTGCAGTTCTTTGTTACTTCTATCCCCTTGAATATTATTTCAAATCTACaaacatatataaaaccctaTTCACTAATATTTGGATTACATTCAAGGAGGTATTTAAACAAGACAGTCATTTTGAGACAGAATAATGAACTATTCAATAAGCATGGGTTCTAGAGCCAGACTATCTAAGGTCAAATCCCAGTTACACTGCTTCCCAGCTATATGGCTTTGAATTAGTTACTTAACATCTGTGTGCCTTTGTTTTTTCATCTGCAAATGGAGGAAGTTACAGTATCTTCTTCAGTAGATGATTCTAAAGATTAGTGTTAATTCACTGGAAGTGCTTAGatcagtgccaggcacatagtgaATAGAAGCTGGCTATTGTTATTCTCCATAGAATCTGACCCACAATAGCATGGGATACAAAAAATTCTTTTTTGTAAAAGATTACCCTTCCACCCttgacaccaccaccacccactcaAAATGTTTTCTCTAGAACAGAAAACCTCccttacataaaaatatatttaaagccctgaccggtttggctcagtggctagagtgtcggcctgtggactgaagggtcccaggttcgattccggtcgggggcatgtgccttggttgtgggcatgtccccagtggggggtgtgcaggggacagctgatggatgtttctctttcatggatgtttctaactctctatccctctcccttcctctctgtaaaaaaatcaataaaacatattttaaaaaatatatatttaaaatttaagtacATTAATATGCATacagtaaaagtgatttttaaaccATTGAAGCAAACATGAAATCCTTACATAGTTAGGTAAAAATCAGAATGTATATAACTCAATGATTACCTATTAAATTTTGGAAAAGAGAGAATCAAAAGAACTACCCATCATTAACTAAATAATCATGTCAAGAGTAGGTTTTTTAGCCACTTAAACTTTCTGTAATAacgtattttaaattttaaaaatcacctattaaaagaaacaaaagacccaaaagatagtaaaatatttacaaaagctGTTTTAAGATAAAacaattgaattttttatttcctagtATTTTTAAGTCAGTATTTActagaaaataacttttataatcAGGTTTGATGTAATAAATAGTTTACATTTAGTTAAGTTAGATCATTACACTAAATGGAAAACATACTATTGTTTCTTGTCAAAAAGATTAATGTTCTTAAATACTACTGATATAGCACTAAAGTAAAAACTGACATTTCTAAAAAGATTCTTATGGATAGTGATACTGTTTTGCTGTTGAGagataagaaatgaaaaagatgtggggagtgtgtttatgtttttattgattatagagagaaagggagagggagagagatagaaaaatcaatgatgagaaaatcattgatcagctgcctcctgcacgccctctactggcgATCGAGCTTGCAATGGGCCAGAGCacttgaccaagaattgaacagtgacctcctggttcataggttgacactcaaccactgggctacaCTGGTCGGGTGATGTTTTTAAcctttaatgtttaaaatatagatttataCAAAGAGCAAATCCATCAGCTCAGATATCAGTGAACTTTTCTCTTGTCCAACTCTCATATCTGCACTAAACATATCATAAACAAAAATTCTAAGGTATTCTCTGCATCctctttttaatatgtatttcatGAAATGACTGGTGCGTTGTCATTGTTATATAGAAACTCCTGTGGTGATATCTGCCCTGAAAGCATCTAAAGTTCCTACAGCCACCCTGGACggatagttcagttggttagagcaccttCCCAATCCACCAAGGTGTGGGTTCTATCCCTAGTCAGAgtacatacaagaattaaccaatgaattcataaataagtggagcaacaaatcaacatttctctctctctcaaaaaaaaaaaaaaaagtcaaaagaaaagtctcattaaaaaaaaaaagttgccaaaccggtttggctcagtgggtagagcgttggcctgcggactgaaaggtcccaggttcgattccggtcaagggcatgtaccttggttgccggcacatccccagtgggaggtgtgcaggaggcagctggtcgatgtttctcgctcatcgatgtttctaactctctatccctctcccttcctccctgtaaaaaatcaataaaatatataaaaaaaaaaagaaaaaaaaagttgctatGCTAGGTAGGGCCTTGGTTCTAGTAAGATTCTGCTTAGGCTACATAATGGAATGCAGAGTGTGAGAGCTTTACTGAGGTCAAATCTCAATTTATTTCTACTGTAGCTATGTAATTTTGGTCAAGTTGCTAAACCACCTGCACCTATTAGTAAGTTTCCTCAAAGTAAAATGGAGCATTAAGGTGTGAGGACTCTAAACCACGTAGCATAGAAAGTGCCTGGCACTGACAGCAGCTACTATCAGGTAAGATGACAAAACAATCATAGACTGGCCATACCAAGAACTGTGTGTAGGAGCTCATCAAAGACTTGCTGGATTTGACTCAGACTCTACCTGTagtttttcaaagttattttttaactgtttggtacaactttataaaaaaaattaaatctaaaataattatttgaaaagaagGTAATAGACTCCTACAGCACAAAATATGAGATACAAAAAggtatatagaaaaaaataaatatcttaggTGTATAATCAACATATGACCCAATGCTTGCTTCtcattaatttaaacaaaaacataatcATACTGCTTTGTATTTATTCTGTTATCTCTTACCTTTAATAGTTACAAATTtatcctaatttttatttctctcagagATGTGAATTCTTTCATATGTACAATTAATTCTTAATGAACCACTACTGATGATTCAAATGCTATTGCAGAAGTAAATTActcaattctttctttctttaatgcaGTACCTATGAGAATTAGCTCATCTGTCATCTCACAAATCCTTatattataccaaaaaaaaaacacagggtcAGCAGACTAAGTCTTTAGAAAGTTCTGCATCTCTAATAAAAACCTTCTTAATTCACTTATAGACTTTTCCCCATAATAAAATCAAAAGAGCCTGgcgagtgtggctcagtggttgagcgttgacccatgaaccaggaggtcacagtttgattctcaatcaaggcacatgcccaggttgtgggctcgaaccccagtaaggagtgtgcaagaggcagctgatcaattctccaattctctttcatcattattatttctttctctttctctttctctttctctttctctctctctgaaatcaataaaaatattaatattatatatatatataatgtgaatTAGGTTAAACCACCAGTCATTGTAAACTATGGGTAGTGTTTGTCACTTTCATTCTAATTTCACTTTCCCCTCCTATCATCCCATTTGGCAGGGAAAACTGAGTTCTCATGTTACTGAGTTTTGGAAGCGTTACtactttgtaaaataaaactatacaaaGATTCCAAAACAGCTATGTTGTTAGTATAGAGATTATATATTTCATGCTTACCGAGGACTTGACTTTTCCAGCATCGACTCTGTCATAAACCGGAGTGCAGTACACTATCAGCATAAGGAGACAAAGGAGAAAGGCACTGCTGCTTACAAATTCAAAAAAGTAAAGTCCTCCGCACAAAGTGCACTGTGATACGACTTCTTCACAGATGAAGGCCAGCAAAGACAGCAACTGCAAAAGAAACAACATTTCActttaggcagtggttctcaaccttcctaatgccgcgaccctttaatacagttcctcatgttgtggtgacccccaaccatcaaattattttcgttgctatttcataactgtaattttgctactgttatgaatcatcatgtaaatatctgatatgcaggatgtattttcattgtttgcgacccacaggttgagaaacgctgctaGTGTTTTCAGAGAAACCTTCAGTGTTCAGAAAACACCATCtgttcattcaaatatttatcaagtggaGACCATGGCAAACAAGCTTACTGCATGGCTGATCTACACAGAACTTAGTCTGGTTGCTTTGAAGGGAAGAtcaggcacatacctgggatggatccctagtcagggcacctacGCAAGACAATGGATCGatgttttctttctcacatggatgtttctctctcccttccatgtcctccagtgaggattttttaaaaaaattaaaacacacagacGAGCCATTAAACTTGGGAGGCCAGCAAAGGCTTCCTGAAGgaaagctgagacctgaagggcAGTAGAGCTCATTTGAGGGGTCAAAGATAGCAGAGAAGTTCCAGGCAGAGAAGCAAGACATACAAAGGCTTAAGAGGTGAGAGAGCACGGCACCCTCCTTCCccaatgcacacacatatattcaaCCACAACTCCGCTGTGAAAGCGAGTTGAGTCACCATGACTAAAGTGTCCAGTTTGAAGGAAGAAGATAGCAGCACAAAAATGATTAAATGAGACAAGAGGTAAGCAGAGGCCAGATCTAAATGTCCTCTTTAGTTTAAGGGATTTAAAGCAACGGATAACATGATCAGGTTCTTGCTTTTAGTAGTTCTCACTAGCTGCAATATGGAGATGGGACTGGAGACACGACAAAACTTGGACAGACATCTAGTCAGGAAACTCATGTGTGACATTCAGGAAAAGAGAGCACCCAGGGTAGCTAGCGGTAGTAATGGAGAAGAAGAATGGCTAATCGCTGAAAAATGCAGTCGAAGCCCTTATTAAACAGGATGAATAACAAGAGAGTAGGAAACAAGGTAATACTGAAATGTATGTACTAAAACATTTGAACTTAATACAAAACAGCACATTTATTCACCAATCATTTGAAGTGGGCCTTGTCTCTGAGCATGAGCCTACAAAATTGGAATTCCACATCATGTTTTTTGCATTAATCCCTTTCATCATTTATGACTACCACTCCCAGACTGATGGTATTTGAAGTGGAGCAAGATCTTGGACATTGATAATCAGAGTACAGAAGCTTTCCAGAGTTGGACCAGCCTTTCACAGTTGTCTTGCTCTTAATTCCACAGCAAATATTTTAGTAacttatttttgtctttccaaagcatactttaaaatatacttttattgatttcagagagaaagggagagagagagagaaacatcaatgatgagagagaatcattgaccagctgtctcctactggggatcgagaccgcaacctgggcatgtgcccctgaccagaactgaacccaggacacttcagtctgacCATGAAAATTATACAGTACAAACCATTATGGGAATAACATTAAGTCAACTGATGGCAGAGGTTAAGAGTAAAGAGAGCCCCAGCCAacgtggctcagctggttgggcatcgtccgtgcactgaaaggttgccagctTGATTCCATCAGGGCGCATGCCGGGGTTGCGAGCTCCATACTCAGTtggggcgcatacaggaggcaggtgatcaatgtttctctctccctctctcttcgtCTCCCtaaacaaaatttttataaaataacaacaCAGAGTGAAGAGTGATGCAGATGGGCTTACTGGCCATGGCTGCCCAGGATAGACAGGCATGGGTCAGAATGATTTCCTGCACTGAATGACGAATGGTTAACTCTGGTTGATTTGGCAACTCAATTAAATGGCAGTGGGTTTTAACAGTGCTCCCACTGTTGTACATTAGTATTAATATACTGATGCTTTCACTGCAGGAagaagagttttgttttctttttaagaggCAAGGCTGTTGGGAAGagaataaattccattttaattatgctgtgtaTGAGGGCTCTGTACAAGAGCTAGGATATATAGCTCAGAGGAGAGGTGTGAGGTGGAGATAAAGATGTGgggccttggccaggtagctgagttggttagagtatcgtcCCAATACGCCAATGCTaagggctccatccctggtcagggtacacacaagaagcaaccaataataCATAAATAAGGGAAAcgacaaattgatctctctctctttttctcactctcaaaaaaaaaaaaaaaaaaaacgtaagATGTGGGAGTCAGCCAGTGAGATCACCTAGAATTAGGAGAACTCTGAAGAACCCAAAGATTTAAGGGATATGCAGAGGGGGAGACTCCAACAAAGGAGGAGTAGTCCAAGAGGTAATAgaccaagaaaaaatatttctttggagAGAAAGGAATCCAGAGGGCTGAATGCTACTTAGGAGTCAGGTAAGAACAAAACTAAAACACTTACATTAGACTGAGCTGCAAGAAGGTTGCTGATGACATCAGCAAGACAACTTCAGTGTAGTCATACCGGGAAGCTTAGACTGCAGTACTGCATAGTGGGAAGTAAGGGAAAGTCAAGGCAGTGGGATACAGACAGCACAGGCAAGATGTGTGGTTTCAAGAGTGGCCAGATAGGGCAGTAGTAGATGAGGTCAAAGGGAAGGGAATTACAAGATGGGAGAGAACCGGGTGTGTTTAAATGCTTCTTCAGAAGAAATCAGTAAGATTGGTGTGTctaaagacaagaagaaaagagGCTCTTCAAAGGTAGGATTCAGAGCTCAGCTCCTCTCCAGAAATAAGAGGGAAGAAAGTGAAGGGAGTTTTACTTGGGCTGTTTGTGTGGGTTTTGAGGAAGCTGAGGGAGTTTCCTCCTGAGCTTTAAAACTATCAAAATAACTGATGACCCAAGTAGATGCCTATCGGGAAATGCCATCTCACCCAAGTCAGGCCAATAGAAGCATCCAGATGTATTAAGGCAACAAAACTACTACCAAAGTCAACAGATACATTTCATAGTGTATAATAAAACTTTTACCCTATAAAACATTTCCATACAAAAGAAGTCAATGGTACAGctactctggaaaacagtttagcagtttctttaaaaaacaaagcatgcAACTGCCATGAACCCAGCAATTGTATTTCTGCATTCTGCATCcaaccaagagaaatgaaaacttatgttcgTGCAAAAATTGATACATGAAGGTTCATAACAattttattcacaatagccccaaactggaaacaatccagaTGTCCTTCAATGGTTAAGCAAACTGTGGTAGGTACATCCACACTACGGAATACTACTTAGCAACAAAAAGGAACAAGTTTGACATATGCCAcaacctagatcagtggtcggtaaactcattaatcaacagagccaaatatcaatagtacaacaattgaaatttcttttgagagccaaatattttaaaattaaactatataggtaggtacattgttattaacttatttagggtactcctaaggtttaggaagagccacactcaaggggccaaagagccgcatgtggctcgtgagccgcagtttgccgaccagggacCTAGAtgaatctccagagaattatgcaaagtgaaaaaaATCCAATTTCAAAAGGTTATAGACTGCATGATTCTGTTTATAGCATTCCTCAAAAAACAAAGattatagaaatggagaacaAATTAGTGGTgcccaggagagagaagggtggTGTAGCTAAAGCAGAAGCATGAGGGAACCCCGTGGTGATGGGCAGTTCTGGATCTTGATTGCAGCAGTGCTTACAGGAAGCTACACACAAGATAAAACTGCATGAGAGtaacgcgcgcacacacacacgcacacatacaggAACTCCCTGTACAGTTTTTGCAAGTTCCTGTGAATCTAtagttacttcaaaataaaaggttttttaaaaaggtcaaatCTAAATTGGTATCTAAGCGTCTAaggaagcggttctcaacctgtgggtcgcgacccctttggcagtcgaatgaccctttcacaggggtcgcctaagaccatcctgcatatcagatatttacattacgattcataacagtagcaacattacagttatgaagtagcaacaaaaaaaattttatggttgggtcacaatatgaggaactgtatttaaaaggccagaaggttgagaaccactgggctaagggatTTCCCCCTTCTACTGAGCAATACAAAATTCATCTATCCCCACAACTTCAAAGGATCTacagaaagacaaaaatagaTCCTACTGCTATATTTCCTGTTGTGAGGCATAAAACCATCCAGTATATCCCAAACAACTTCCTTCACACAAATGTTAGGTGAGGTATTTCCAATCACTAAACCACAGGATATAAAGGCCACACCAAGACAAACACCAGAAGGTCATTGTGTAAAGGTACTTCCTTAGTCTCCTGTAATTAGTTACAGGATGAGTCTTTACATGTCTagagtataataaaataataatattccatATGCCCTACTCTTGCCTCTATCTTAGGAGTTTCTCTATGAGGAGTTTGCAAAATACACCTCAGTTGTATAAAAGCCAATTAATTATGAGAAGATAGCCTAAAACTTTAATTGGGGttttattaaactgataagaacagatactacacttgatcttagccaaaaggccaagaagcgaTAATTGGGGTTTTAGAATAGCTAAAGCATGTTTATTACAATAACTAGATTATCAGGAACACTCATCTGTGCAGGCTGAccaaaaaagaaatcttttctgTAGTATCAATGCAGACTGCTGATCTAAGTCTTAGGAAGGAAAGGGCAGGATCCAGCTTGGCCAGAAGCAATCAGTGTCAAGTAATTACAAGTCCTATTCCAAACTTATTATCAGAAGTCTTTCTTACTAACCTTAAGCCTCAGAGCAGTATTAAGACGCGGGTTCTGCATGGGTGTCCTAAGAGACTGAAGGGGTACAACATCAAGTTTGGGCGTTGACTAGTGCCGGTTCCCATGTGAAGGCCAAGGAATTAGCACTATGAGCTATATTCAGTTTGAAATTTACTCCTGACTCCCCATCTCTAATGCTATTAAGCTTCCTTGATATCCCCCACAGCACTATATAGTCTgtagtacaaaataaaatgatcatttcacaatatgtacAAATAATGAATCATTATGTTGGACACCTGAAGCAAATACAATGTTACATttcaattatagctcaataaaaatataaaaaataaagtgtatttgAGTATTATGTATGCAGCACTATAATATGCATAGGAACATGTGATGACAGAGCAATCAGACCAATGTACAAGACAATAAGAACACGATATATTTTGTATCTCACAACTGAGTGTTCATTATATCTAAGTTCAGGAAATATCAGGAAAACGTTCACCTGGACTAAGAGTAGTTCAAGAAGGATGGGTAGAAAAGCAAGACTCAGACCAGAGCCAAGAGACACACAGGGTCCAGGAGGGGGATAAACAAGAACAGATTCAGGAAAGCAAGgatttgcccagccggtgtggctcagtgcttgagcatcgacctaggaaccaggaggtcacggctgattcccagtcagggcacatgcctgggttgtgggctccatccccagtaggggcagtgcaggaggcagccagtcgatcaatgattctctctcatcatggatgtttctgtgtctctctccctctcccttcctctctgatatcaataaaaatatatttttttaaaaaaagaattattatggCAAGCCCCAAAGGATAATAAGGCAACTGACCTAACTGGATGGGGAGTGTTGAGAAAAAAGGTTAAGGTGTTGGGTGTGGTTATGTGAAAATCATACCAGGGAGCATGGACTTCTAGATAAAGACAATGGGAGCTGCCTGCCTGGTTTAGCTGGATAGAAAACAAAAGGACCAGAGACTGGGCGGGGGCCTGAAGGAACAGCACAGTCCCAGAGTCCGAGGGAAAGCAAGGAACACCAGACAAGCAAGTCAACAGGACATTTTGCACTTCTTAGGAAAACTCCTTTGAAAAGCCGTGATGCCGGGTATTGTGAGAGTGTGAGAGGTGTAGTGtggcttgttttattttagtcataTTTTTAGTTGGTGTTTTTTGTAAGCagacaattattttaattttttttaaaaagtgagagtGAAGGGAAGGAAGAATTTCTAAAAGTGGGTCGTCACCAACACTAAATACCAAAGTGGTTAAgaacagtaaaaagaaataaggtCACTGAATTAGACAAGGAAATAGTGGTGAATGCAACCCATAAGTTAAAAGGCTCAATTAGTATTGTCTGGTGAATAGTTTTGCTCTGAACAAAGTATTGCTTACTAAATAGGAAGCTAACCCCCTAACGACAGGACACTAATGCTGCTCCTTCTAATGACATAAAATTTTACCCAAATATATTTAAGGGAATTATCAAGCTTTGGGAGTTGGGAGGGCCTTTGCAGAGCATGTAGTCTCCCACCCTCATGTTTACAAATGATGGAATTAATCTCTGACAGGTTAAGTTCCAAGTTGGCCAGGCACAGAcgagaacccaggtctcctgactcctaCTCTGTACTTGTTCCCCCCATAAAACACTATTAAGTTCATTTAACGACTAAGTATGTTTGTGTGGGTTTTCCCTGTAAGGTTGGGTTTTTGAGGTTCCATAGTCTTGTGCATTTCCCCTTTTGCTGTTGAATCACACATTAAAACCAATTTCCCAGGGTCAGCACATCTGGGAAGTCTTGGTGACTAAAATATGGCCTTACAGTTCTAGTGATTTAAACATTCAGATAATTACTACCCTGTGCCTCTC
It includes:
- the CMTM6 gene encoding CKLF-like MARVEL transmembrane domain-containing protein 6; the protein is MENGAVYRPTTEEDPGPARGARSGLAACCNLGRLRLPRRVLKGLQLLLSLLAFICEEVVSQCTLCGGLYFFEFVSSSAFLLCLLMLIVYCTPVYDRVDAGKVKSSDFYITLGIGCVFLLASIIFVSTHDQTSAEIAAIVFGFLASFMFLADFAIMAYEKRQESQKRKPEATVRAEALTVPLNA